One Blattabacterium cuenoti DNA window includes the following coding sequences:
- a CDS encoding glycoside hydrolase family 73 protein has translation MKEKEFICFVFSFFMTFLFLFSKEKEEEEKKKKKDAIKYIKEYAPFAIEEMEHFGIPASIKLGQGILESSCGQSTLAKSTNNHFGIKCGKNWDGEIYYHDDDLPKECFRKYKSVRESFSDHSKFLKKPRYSKLFFLKKKDYQSWAIELKNAGYATSLKYSDQLIFQIEKYSLWIFDKENSQGIEKRIGKYLTKIEMGKIKKTIFESFFEKIYLFFKLKK, from the coding sequence GTGAAAGAAAAAGAATTTATTTGTTTTGTTTTTTCTTTTTTTATGACTTTTTTGTTTTTATTTTCAAAAGAAAAAGAAGAAGAAGAAAAAAAGAAAAAAAAAGATGCCATTAAGTATATTAAAGAATATGCCCCATTCGCTATTGAAGAAATGGAACATTTTGGAATCCCGGCTAGTATTAAATTAGGACAGGGGATTTTGGAATCTTCTTGCGGTCAAAGTACATTAGCAAAATCTACAAACAATCATTTCGGAATAAAATGTGGGAAAAATTGGGATGGTGAAATTTATTATCATGATGATGATCTTCCAAAAGAATGTTTTAGAAAATACAAATCAGTTCGAGAATCTTTTAGTGATCATTCTAAATTTTTAAAAAAACCTCGTTATTCCAAATTATTTTTTTTGAAAAAAAAAGATTATCAATCTTGGGCAATTGAATTAAAAAATGCAGGTTATGCTACTTCTCTAAAGTATTCAGATCAATTAATTTTTCAAATAGAAAAATATTCTTTGTGGATTTTTGATAAAGAAAATTCTCAAGGAATAGAAAAAAGAATAGGTAAATATTTAACAAAAATAGAAATGGGAAAAATAAAAAAAACTATTTTTGAATCTTTTTTTGAAAAAATTTATCTTTTTTTCAAACTTAAAAAATAA
- the gcvH gene encoding glycine cleavage system protein GcvH — protein sequence MDPKNFKYSKNHEWIGLWDKNYVVGITHFAQNELGDIIYLDINENIVGTEIEEGNVFGTIEAVKTVSDLFMPVSGKILEINKKLLSNPEFINQNSYDKGWILRIKILDKQEYDLLMSFEEYEKYTN from the coding sequence ATGGACCCTAAAAATTTTAAATATAGTAAGAATCACGAATGGATTGGATTGTGGGATAAAAATTATGTGGTTGGAATTACTCATTTTGCTCAAAATGAATTAGGAGATATTATTTATTTAGATATCAATGAGAATATTGTGGGAACAGAAATCGAAGAAGGAAATGTGTTTGGTACAATAGAAGCTGTTAAAACTGTTTCAGATCTATTTATGCCAGTTTCAGGTAAAATACTTGAAATTAATAAAAAATTATTATCAAATCCAGAATTCATAAATCAGAATTCTTATGACAAAGGATGGATTCTTAGAATTAAAATTTTGGATAAACAAGAATATGATTTGTTAATGTCTTTTGAAGAATACGAAAAATATACTAACTAG
- a CDS encoding heavy metal translocating P-type ATPase, protein MKKSENFDFLDDEKIADKIINFKHKNITFVRFLIPSIHCSSCVFNLEKLPNFNKNIYESTVDFTNKEVGITFNNAELKLSDLARYLETIGYKPSINFESIEEKIGMREEKKIFDRKLIGKLAISFFCFGNIMLLAIPEYVGAYEEDLWFLEHRHFFRFLMAVLSLPIVYFSFTDYVKNAFFSFKKHISNIDIPISIGILVIFSWSLYEVSFDLGSGYFDSLSSFSFFLLISRLLQIHTHNKILSFEKNYKSFYPISVTKIHNEYYKEEKILISSLKIGDVILIKNEEIIPVDSILMKGSGVLDNSFITGESHLVPKKVGDRIYSGSKQKGEAIFLKVIKNVDQSYLTLLWKKNFRKKKLFHLNSITNKFSKYFTPIVLMISVITGIYWSFINVTKVFQTTFSVLIITCPCALALSTPFILGNIIRFFSKKGFYVKDIFTMERISTIKTLIFDKTGTITDPNKERIFFVGNILKDEDKKMISSLLRNSSHPLSQRILTELSVNLKEYYPVKNFQEIIGKGLEGIINDVLVKIGSQEYLGIKKNNFYKRTTSVSISINNELIGSFLFRNYYRNGIEKIFQNLKKYKIIILSGDNNELEKKYLKSILPQSSKIFFNQSPEEKLNYVKKLQKKGEKVMMFGDGINDFSALNQSEVGIAVSENPTSFFPSCDAFIQSNHLEKIFLFLKVSRISIILVIINFAISLFYNGIGIVFAITGHLKPLIAAILMPLSSFSVITFSMLSTWMVSRRFLS, encoded by the coding sequence ATGAAAAAATCTGAAAATTTTGATTTTCTTGATGACGAAAAAATTGCTGATAAAATAATTAATTTCAAACATAAGAATATTACTTTTGTTCGTTTTTTAATTCCTTCAATTCATTGTAGTTCTTGCGTTTTCAATTTAGAAAAATTGCCAAATTTTAATAAAAACATTTATGAATCTACAGTTGATTTTACAAATAAGGAAGTTGGGATAACATTCAACAATGCGGAATTAAAACTTAGTGATTTAGCAAGATATCTTGAAACCATTGGTTATAAACCGTCTATTAATTTTGAATCTATAGAAGAAAAGATTGGAATGAGAGAAGAGAAAAAAATATTTGATAGAAAATTAATAGGAAAATTAGCAATTTCTTTTTTTTGCTTTGGAAATATTATGCTTTTAGCTATTCCAGAATACGTAGGTGCTTATGAAGAAGATTTATGGTTCTTAGAACATCGTCATTTTTTCAGGTTTTTAATGGCGGTTCTTTCTTTACCAATTGTTTACTTTTCTTTCACAGATTACGTAAAAAACGCTTTTTTTAGCTTTAAAAAACATATTTCTAATATAGATATTCCGATTTCTATAGGAATATTGGTTATTTTTTCATGGAGTCTTTATGAAGTTTCTTTTGATTTAGGATCTGGATATTTTGATAGTCTTTCTAGCTTTTCTTTTTTTTTACTCATTAGTAGACTCCTTCAGATACATACTCATAATAAAATACTTTCTTTTGAAAAGAATTATAAATCTTTTTATCCTATTTCTGTGACAAAAATTCACAATGAGTATTATAAAGAAGAAAAAATTTTGATTTCCTCTTTGAAAATAGGTGACGTGATTCTTATAAAGAATGAAGAAATTATTCCTGTAGATTCTATTTTAATGAAAGGAAGCGGGGTATTAGATAATAGTTTTATTACAGGAGAATCTCATTTGGTTCCTAAAAAAGTAGGAGATCGTATTTATTCGGGATCAAAACAAAAAGGAGAAGCCATTTTTTTAAAAGTAATTAAAAATGTAGATCAAAGTTATTTAACTTTATTATGGAAAAAAAATTTTCGTAAAAAAAAATTGTTTCATTTGAATTCAATTACCAATAAATTTAGTAAATATTTTACTCCTATTGTTTTAATGATTTCTGTAATAACAGGAATATATTGGTCTTTTATTAATGTTACAAAAGTATTTCAAACAACTTTTTCAGTTTTAATCATTACTTGTCCTTGTGCATTAGCACTTTCAACCCCATTTATACTTGGAAATATCATACGTTTTTTTTCTAAAAAAGGATTTTACGTAAAAGATATTTTTACAATGGAACGAATTTCCACTATAAAAACTTTAATTTTTGATAAAACAGGAACTATTACAGATCCAAATAAAGAGAGAATTTTTTTTGTAGGAAACATTTTGAAAGATGAAGATAAAAAAATGATTTCTTCTTTGTTAAGAAATTCTTCCCATCCTTTGAGTCAAAGAATATTAACAGAATTATCTGTAAATCTGAAAGAATATTATCCTGTAAAGAATTTTCAAGAAATAATTGGAAAAGGATTGGAAGGAATAATAAATGATGTTTTAGTTAAAATTGGATCTCAAGAATATTTAGGAATTAAAAAAAATAATTTTTATAAAAGAACAACAAGTGTTTCTATTTCTATCAATAATGAATTGATAGGTTCTTTTTTATTTAGAAATTATTATCGTAATGGAATAGAAAAAATATTTCAAAATTTAAAAAAATATAAAATTATTATTCTATCTGGAGATAATAATGAATTAGAGAAAAAATATTTAAAATCCATTTTACCTCAATCAAGTAAAATTTTTTTTAATCAAAGCCCAGAAGAAAAACTGAATTATGTGAAAAAATTGCAAAAAAAAGGAGAAAAAGTGATGATGTTTGGTGATGGAATTAATGATTTTTCTGCGTTAAATCAAAGTGAAGTAGGGATTGCAGTTTCAGAAAACCCGACTAGTTTTTTTCCAAGTTGTGATGCTTTTATTCAATCGAATCATTTGGAAAAAATTTTTTTATTTCTAAAAGTATCCAGGATTTCTATAATCTTGGTAATAATTAATTTTGCGATCAGTTTATTTTACAATGGAATAGGAATCGTATTTGCTATAACTGGGCATTTAAAGCCACTTATAGCTGCTATTTTAATGCCTTTAAGTTCTTTCTCCGTTATTACATTTTCTATGTTATCTACTTGGATGGTTTCACGGAGATTTCTATCTTAG
- the ccoS gene encoding cbb3-type cytochrome oxidase assembly protein CcoS has translation MDILILMILSSIFLGGIFLILFLISLYSGQFDDYETPRVRILIDDDSYTCSGKKN, from the coding sequence ATGGATATATTAATTCTTATGATATTATCTAGTATTTTTCTAGGGGGAATTTTTCTGATTCTTTTTTTAATTAGTCTTTATTCTGGTCAATTTGATGATTATGAAACTCCTAGAGTTAGAATTTTAATTGATGATGATTCCTACACTTGCAGTGGAAAAAAAAATTAA